One region of Candidatus Hydrogenedens sp. genomic DNA includes:
- a CDS encoding sigma-54 dependent transcriptional regulator has translation MENTICSAPTEKESFEIMSSNTQEKEAIIHILIVDDRENMRNLLSQTFLEMGFKVSVASTGEEAIDKITRHLFHIVITDLSMPGKSGMDVLRYVKSVSPETEVIIITAYGTIEIAVEAMRLGAHDFITKPFQLAVLQNKISKLAKQIQIKNTNRAQTWIHPSVQHLVGESAQTRQLRQIIARVAPTKSSVLITGPSGVGKELVARALHEASPRRDEPFIALNCASLAPTLLESELFGHEKGAFTGATSRREGRFERAHKGTLFLDEVGEIDPSVQVKLLRVLQDGEFERVGGTETIKVDVRIVAATNRDLRQAIVQGTFREDFYYRLNVFSIYVPPLKERPDDIPALVEHFLNKFSMELRKEVYEVDDEVLDLFLRYPWPGNIRELENIMERAIVLATGPQVTINEMPFELQNYIEKNLQVESENKDLQQGKEDLSLEQHTERLERELILKALEKFHWNKTRAAELLGIKRTTLQYRIKRLGLE, from the coding sequence ATGGAAAATACAATTTGTTCAGCACCAACAGAAAAGGAATCGTTTGAAATTATGTCATCAAACACACAGGAGAAAGAAGCCATTATTCACATTCTCATTGTAGATGACCGGGAAAACATGAGAAATTTGCTTTCTCAGACTTTCCTGGAAATGGGCTTCAAGGTCAGTGTCGCTTCTACGGGTGAGGAAGCCATAGATAAAATAACCCGTCATTTATTTCACATTGTAATTACAGACCTGAGTATGCCTGGAAAATCCGGTATGGATGTCCTGCGTTATGTTAAAAGTGTATCACCGGAAACCGAGGTAATTATTATCACGGCTTATGGGACTATTGAAATCGCTGTGGAAGCGATGCGATTAGGGGCACATGATTTTATTACCAAACCGTTCCAATTAGCTGTTTTACAAAATAAAATTTCGAAGTTGGCAAAACAAATACAAATAAAAAATACGAATAGAGCCCAGACATGGATACATCCTTCTGTTCAACATTTAGTAGGAGAAAGTGCTCAAACAAGGCAATTGCGTCAAATTATTGCACGAGTTGCACCTACAAAGAGTTCGGTTTTAATAACAGGCCCCAGTGGTGTAGGGAAAGAACTTGTAGCAAGGGCATTGCATGAAGCAAGTCCACGACGGGATGAACCTTTTATTGCATTGAATTGTGCGTCATTGGCTCCTACCTTGCTGGAAAGTGAATTATTTGGACATGAGAAAGGAGCCTTTACAGGGGCAACTTCGAGAAGGGAAGGACGGTTCGAACGGGCACATAAGGGAACTCTGTTTCTTGACGAAGTGGGTGAAATAGACCCCAGTGTTCAGGTAAAGTTATTGCGTGTGCTTCAGGATGGAGAGTTTGAGCGTGTAGGAGGGACAGAAACCATTAAGGTGGATGTCCGTATAGTGGCTGCAACAAATCGAGATTTAAGACAGGCTATAGTTCAGGGAACATTTCGGGAAGATTTTTATTATCGCCTGAATGTATTTTCCATATATGTTCCGCCGTTAAAGGAAAGACCCGATGATATTCCTGCTTTGGTAGAACATTTTTTGAATAAGTTCAGTATGGAGTTAAGGAAAGAAGTATATGAGGTAGATGATGAAGTTCTTGATTTGTTCTTACGATATCCCTGGCCCGGGAATATCCGTGAATTGGAAAATATTATGGAACGGGCTATCGTTTTAGCAACAGGACCTCAGGTAACAATCAATGAGATGCCTTTTGAATTGCAAAACTATATAGAAAAGAACTTACAGGTAGAATCTGAAAATAAAGATTTGCAGCAGGGGAAGGAAGATTTATCTCTGGAACAACATACAGAACGGTTAGAAAGGGAACTGATACTTAAAGCGTTAGAAAAATTCCATTGGAATAAAACTCGAGCAGCGGAATTGTTGGGGATTAAACGAACCACTCTCCAATATAGAATTAAAAGACTTGGATTGGAGTAA